TTCATGGTATTTTTCGGTTTTATCTAGGATGTTAAGGGCTACCATCAATTCATCCTGAAGGTCTTTATCACTCATCAATCTTCTCACGTTCTCTTGTTTTGCTATACTGCTAGCTTCATAAGAATCATCTGCTTGCTCAACATCAGTTATGAAAAATTTATACTCCAGATTACTTTTATCAGAAGCATTCGCCTTGTCTCGAACCTTCAAGCCGTATAATACAGTACCGTAAAAACACATAGCTGAATAGTCATTATCAAAACTCTGTATCTTTTGTTTCATCTCATTACTAATTATCGGTATAGCATTTATGATCTGACCACGATTATCGACAATTTCTACATTTATGGCATCAAAAACAGTTGATGAGCCAACAAAACTCAACGGATACGTATCTGAAATACGGTTTATACTCCCGAAAAATTTGATTGGTTTAGTCACATTATCTGAAGACCTGAGATCCGATAAAGTTAAATATTCAAATTTATCTTTAGAGTCAGCTTGAATAATTATCCCCAACTTACTAATTGTTTTATCTATATGACCTTGAGTGTTGATTCCTGAAGTTTCATTTAAGATTTGAATTGCGCTAACTATTTCTTTAGAGATGATAGGATTAATTATAGGAGTTTTCAATTTATTATTATTGGATTTTTTATTTTTATCATTCATTGTTCTGCCTTTTTTATCTCTAATTTTAAACTATGTCAAAATAGATAAGTATGTTCTTATAGACAAGGTTTTTATTGAAAAATGCAGTTAATTAAACTGGTAATACTTTCAGGTATAAGGATATAACAATCAAACCAAAGCTTCGTATCCACGGGGCTTTTTCAATTCAAACAAAGGAGTATCTATGAAGGTCAAGGTATTAAAGTTAGGCGAAGCCGCCAAGGAAGTCGAGATTCAAGATGGGTCGACATTGCAGCATGTCATCCAGGCATCGGGATTCAACCGCGAACATATGACTGTTACGCTAAACGGTCATCCAGCATTTGACACATCACCTGTTCAGGATGGTGATGTTATCACGATGAACCCGCATATCAAAGGGGGGCAAAGTTGATATGGGATAAGGTAACAGCTCAAATCAGGTTCCATGCCCAGAAGCTTAATGTTCCGATAGAGGCTGTACAATTTTCAGATAATGTCCAGCCGACAACTAGCCAGGATGGATTACA
This genomic window from Candidatus Zixiibacteriota bacterium contains:
- a CDS encoding MoaD/ThiS family protein, producing the protein MKVKVLKLGEAAKEVEIQDGSTLQHVIQASGFNREHMTVTLNGHPAFDTSPVQDGDVITMNPHIKGGQS